TTGGCATGCACAGCCAAGTTGGCCTTCCACGGACCACCGGTGGTTTCGGTGAAGACCGTCGGGGCGATGCCGGACAGCTTGTCGTAGATTTTCTCATGACGAACCTTCGACGACAGAATCAGATCGGGCTTCAGCGACGCGATGCGTTCGAGGTTCGGCTCCAGCAGTGGCCCGACGTCGATGACGCCGTCGAGCTTGCCGATGTAGTCGGGGAATCCGCCATGGGTTTTGGTGTGTGGCACGACCGCGCCGACCGGCTTGATCCCGAGCAGGGTGACCGAGTCGAGTTCAGCAGTATCGAGCACCACGATCCGCGTGGGCGCTTGTGGGATGGTCACCTGCCCCATCGCGGTGTCCAGCGTGCGCGGAAAGCTACCAACCGCTGCGGTCGGTGCAGTGGAATCGTTTGTGGCGGGCGTGTTTCCACACGCTGCGAGACCGGTCAGGCCGATGACAGCCGCGCACAGCACGGCGCCGAAGCGGCGATATCTGGGCATGCGGAATTGTCGGTTGGACATGG
The DNA window shown above is from Nocardia sp. NBC_01730 and carries:
- a CDS encoding ABC transporter substrate-binding protein, with product MSNRQFRMPRYRRFGAVLCAAVIGLTGLAACGNTPATNDSTAPTAAVGSFPRTLDTAMGQVTIPQAPTRIVVLDTAELDSVTLLGIKPVGAVVPHTKTHGGFPDYIGKLDGVIDVGPLLEPNLERIASLKPDLILSSKVRHEKIYDKLSGIAPTVFTETTGGPWKANLAVHAKALGLDRQAADALKNYEDRARALGAAITAANNGAPPTASVVRFLAGATRLYMNNSFSGVVLDDIGLPRPASQVYTDPKKTMKEVGPEQIDQVDADLIFVATIDDPGKTDKNTITAGPIWRDLHAVKNGKVFDVPDETWMSGIGVQAAQRMLADIAHVTDVQLPAN